A DNA window from Nocardioides palaemonis contains the following coding sequences:
- a CDS encoding YlbL family protein — protein sequence MSQRTRAGLLALCLLAVLWAAAAFVPLPYVTYYPGPTVDILGENDGQETVQVTGHRAYHDDGELRMTTVYVSQPEDDVSLPELLRAYLDPDAAVWPRSSVYAPEDTDESSDRESAVEMVSSQDTAVAAALTEIGEDVTPVVEVLDVTPGLPAEGKLEVRDRLLAVDGTKITQAQDVVDAVTAAPAGEPVEFRVRRDGKELSVDVTPEQVDGTPRVGITPGTGFDFPFQVSVRIADNIGGPSAGLMMSLAIVDTLTPGSMTGGADVAGTGTITPDGKVGPIGGIQQKIAAARDAGALLFLVPADNCDGVGGVDTGDMRLAKATTLSAAVDTLAAWTDDHDTDLPTCEDAS from the coding sequence ATGAGTCAGCGGACCAGGGCGGGGTTGCTCGCGCTGTGCCTGCTGGCCGTGCTCTGGGCGGCCGCGGCGTTCGTCCCGCTGCCCTACGTCACCTACTACCCGGGCCCGACCGTCGACATCCTCGGCGAGAACGACGGCCAGGAGACCGTGCAGGTCACCGGCCACCGCGCCTACCACGACGACGGCGAGCTGCGGATGACGACGGTCTACGTCAGCCAGCCCGAGGACGACGTCAGCCTGCCCGAGCTGCTGCGCGCCTACCTCGACCCCGACGCCGCGGTGTGGCCACGCTCGTCGGTCTACGCGCCCGAGGACACCGACGAGTCGAGCGACCGCGAGTCGGCGGTGGAGATGGTGTCGTCCCAGGACACCGCCGTCGCCGCGGCCCTCACGGAGATCGGGGAGGATGTGACCCCGGTCGTCGAGGTCCTCGACGTCACCCCGGGACTGCCGGCGGAGGGCAAGCTGGAGGTGCGCGACCGGCTGCTCGCGGTCGACGGCACGAAGATCACGCAGGCGCAGGACGTCGTCGACGCCGTCACCGCGGCGCCGGCCGGCGAGCCGGTCGAGTTCCGGGTGCGGCGCGACGGCAAGGAGCTGAGCGTCGACGTCACCCCGGAGCAGGTCGACGGCACGCCGCGCGTCGGCATCACGCCCGGCACCGGCTTCGACTTCCCCTTCCAGGTGAGCGTCCGGATCGCCGACAACATCGGCGGCCCCAGCGCCGGGCTGATGATGTCGCTGGCGATCGTCGACACGCTGACCCCCGGCTCGATGACCGGTGGGGCCGACGTGGCCGGCACCGGGACGATCACGCCCGACGGGAAGGTCGGGCCGATCGGCGGGATCCAGCAGAAGATCGCCGCGGCCCGCGACGCCGGGGCGCTGCTGTTCCTCGTGCCCGCCGACAACTGCGACGGCGTCGGCGGCGTCGACACCGGGGACATGCGC
- a CDS encoding molybdenum cofactor biosynthesis protein MoaE has protein sequence MTDPVRLVDIRDTPLDVAEVVGSLDDDAAGGLTLFIGQVRDHDGGKGVAALDYSAHPTALARLEDVCRRVAAAHDVRGVAAVHRVGPLQVGDLAVVVATTAAHRGDAFAASRDLIDTLKAEVPIWKHQVFDDASEEWVGTP, from the coding sequence GTGACAGACCCCGTGCGACTCGTCGACATCCGCGACACGCCCCTCGACGTGGCCGAGGTGGTGGGCTCGCTCGACGACGACGCCGCGGGCGGCCTCACCCTCTTCATCGGCCAGGTGCGCGACCACGACGGCGGCAAGGGCGTGGCGGCGCTCGACTACTCCGCGCACCCGACGGCGCTCGCCCGCCTCGAGGACGTGTGCCGACGGGTCGCGGCCGCCCACGACGTACGCGGTGTCGCCGCGGTCCACCGGGTGGGTCCGCTGCAGGTCGGCGACCTCGCGGTCGTCGTGGCGACGACGGCCGCCCACCGCGGCGACGCCTTCGCCGCGTCGCGGGACCTGATCGACACGCTCAAGGCCGAGGTCCCGATCTGGAAGCACCAGGTCTTCGACGACGCGAGCGAGGAGTGGGTCGGCACGCCGTAG